A section of the Naumovozyma dairenensis CBS 421 chromosome 5, complete genome genome encodes:
- the SRL1 gene encoding Srl1p (similar to Saccharomyces cerevisiae SRL1 (YOR247W) and SVS1 (YPL163C); ancestral locus Anc_8.687): protein MLFQKSVLFGLLTSAASALYSNQTAQIDAVAQTTTLAPSFSLQPIENTMTYADETTTFFITSTSYKTIWLTSASSTIAPVGATTTTSVGAAVAVAAEQKDAAASNVVEQTTTFTETETSTTITKTSTVFVTLGGNGASVTATIGSSSPIVTDDSFSPLKNNNKNANDLEALPSSSSSNISAAFNACVPITKYITVSASPEIRYVTVTAQPSSVNSNVPRFNSSNPTFKWSNTTTTI, encoded by the coding sequence ATGTTGTTCCAAAAATCCGTCTTATTCGGTCTATTGACCTCAGCTGCCTCTGCGTTGTACAGCAACCAAACTGCTCAAATTGATGCAGTCGCACAAACTACCACTTTAGCTCCATCATTCTCTCTACAACCAATTGAGAACACCATGACTTATGCTGATGAAACCACCACTTTCTTTATCACTTCTACTTCGTACAAGACAATCTGGTTGACTTCTGCTTCCTCCACAATCGCTCCTGTTGGCGCTACCACGACCACTTCTGTTGGCGCTGCCGTTGCTGTTGCCGCTGAACAGAAGGATGCAGCTGCTTCAAACGTCGTTGAACAAACTACTACTTTCACTGAAACTGAAACCTCTACCACCATCACCAAGACTTCAACTGTTTTTGTCACTTTAGGTGGTAACGGCGCCAGTGTCACTGCCACCATCGGTTCATCATCTCCAATTGTTACTGATGATTCCTTCTCACCAttaaagaacaacaacaaaaatgCAAACGATTTAGAAGCACTCCcctcttcatcttcatcgaaTATTTCTGCTGCATTCAACGCTTGTGTTCCAATCACTAAATACATCACTGTTTCAGCTTCTCCTGAAATTAGATATGTCACTGTCACAGCTCAACCATCATCTGTCAACTCCAACGTTCCAAGattcaattcatctaaCCCTACTTTCAAATGGTCTAACACCACCACAACTATTTAA
- the APC5 gene encoding anaphase promoting complex subunit 5 (similar to Saccharomyces cerevisiae APC5 (YOR249C); ancestral locus Anc_8.689), giving the protein MGLGLPEQTGFEIVSNVNTYEVAILVLIYIYCYEDDIPFKPDLFFDLISPTIHSPEFNPYLDSDRRLLKEVPIPIFEDVSKCVQKHCGRQAVVELLGYLYAIKDLDTITQLIRTLYNKNIVEKYTDLNKREDKAFKCVTRKSFLGRFMERCYKKFHVADFEENTRLWDDFKTVNESFRCSFLRRRRIDGDFPRRNFRHLNDVNDIMNNNSYDSIISIFDVMENTIDAIKSGCERTICISPEHFQNLINWRIYENYKIENSSRPNVSSSSSRIDDFLNNVSLNDMTKFPSLHILRYLKYVSNLYYKDALDSLHKYFDYMLSQNSNNYFHLSLLCLATFYSSFHDCEAAMKAFEEATKVARENKDTTTLNLIMIWMVNFIEEYPQYSKRFQVTIDQIVKYMRRNSDNENVTVFENAYRFESLLLIMNNSNVIDILESSFKYMTIVLQHPRAESTLLNMIRYRRNLWNTLGYTNVAKMYQTFLKEQYDETDTLQDMYVNGLEQIHEGNFNDFLHISDRLKNPTLTYQESMVLKDLEIKYLVAIQDYHLAMDKLNIRKDECTSLFFDKRWEFEFDIEKCDLLIESTNGIRCLPNLLKLLDSSSVSRNQFQAMECLILLSELLLQLGKKDEAQMLMNSNMVKVLQFPSIKERAFSILNA; this is encoded by the coding sequence ATGGGATTGGGGCTGCCAGAACAAACAGGGTTCGAAATAGTTTCCAATGTTAATACATATGAAGTTGCGATCCTAGTATTGATATACATATATTGttatgaagatgatatacCTTTCAAACCAGATTTGTTTTTCGACTTAATTTCACCCACTATTCATTCTCCGGAATTCAATCCATATCTTGATTCGGATCGACGTCTACTCAAAGAAGTTCCAATAccaatatttgaagatgttTCGAAATGTGTACAAAAGCACTGTGGAAGACAAGCTGTAGTAGAATTATTGGGGTATCTTTATGCAATTAAAGATTTGGATACGATTACTCAATTAATTAGAACGTTatacaataaaaatatagtGGAAAAATATACAGATTTGAACAAGAGGGAAGATAAAGCATTCAAGTGCGTCACAAGGAAAAGTTTCTTAGGTCGATTCATGGAGAGATGTTACAAGAAATTCCATGTAGCcgattttgaagaaaatacaaGATTATGGGACGATTTCAAAACTGTGAACGAGTCATTTAGGTGTTCATTCCTACGTCGTCGTCGAATAGATGGAGATTTCCCAAGACGTAATTTTAGGCATTTAAATGATGTAAAtgatataatgaataacAATAGTTATGACAGTATAATATCGATTTTTGATGTTATGGAAAACACAATTGATGCAATAAAATCCGGGTGTGAACGAACAATCTGTATATCACCAGAGCATTTCCAAAACTTAATAAATTGGAGAATTTatgaaaattataaaataGAAAACTCATCAAGACCAAATGtttcgtcatcatcatcacgAATAGATGACTTCTTAAATAATGtttcattaaatgatatGACTAAATTCCCATCATTGCATATTCTTCGatatttaaaatatgtTTCAAACTTATATTACAAAGATGCCTTGGACTCATTacataaatattttgacTATATGTTATCACAAAATTCCAATAATTATTTCCatctttcattattatgttTAGCTACATTTTATTCATCATTCCATGATTGTGAAGCAGCCATGAAAGCATTTGAAGAAGCGACGAAAGTCGCtagagaaaataaagatacaACGACACTGAATCTTATAATGATATGGATGGTCAATTTCATAGAAGAATATCCTCAATATTCGAAAAGATTCCAAGTTACCATTGATCAAATTGTTAAATATATGAGACGGAATtcagataatgaaaatgttacAGTTTTCGAAAATGCTTATAGATTTGAATCATTACtgttaataatgaataatagTAATGTCATTGACATTTTGGAATCgtcatttaaatatatgaCTATTGTTTTGCAACATCCAAGAGCTGAATCtactttattaaatatgaTAAGATATAGACGGAATTTATGGAACACGTTAGGGTATACAAATGTTGCTAAAATGTATCAAACgtttttgaaagaacaatATGATGAAACTGATACCCTTCAAGACATGTATGTTAATGGGTTAGAACAAATCCATGAGggaaatttcaatgattttctACATATTAGCGACAGATTGAAAAATCCAACGTTGACGTATCAGGAATCTATGGTTTTAAAGGATTTAGagataaaatatttggtTGCTATTCAAGATTATCATCTGGCTATGGATAAACTTAACATTAGAAAAGATGAATGtacttctttattttttgataaaagatgggaatttgaatttgacattgaaaaatgtgaCTTACTAATAGAAAGTACGAATGGTATTCGTTGTTTACCTAATTTACTGAAATTACTTGATTCCTCATCGGtttcaagaaatcaatttcaaGCTATGGAATGTTTAATCTTATTAAGTGAATTACTTTTGCAATTGGGAAAGAAAGACGAAGCACAAATGTTAATGAATTCGAATATGGTTAAAGTGTTACAATTCCCATCCATAAAAGAGAGAGcattttccattttaaATGCATGA
- the BEM4 gene encoding Bem4p (similar to Saccharomyces cerevisiae BEM4 (YPL161C); ancestral locus Anc_8.685) gives MDLETLAFDLQPLFVLEENSEDQISKEFHDKFVVLLDDLAISLREPNNRKVLYESGLLSKLINRLNSLLTRTFNAQDHNEKLWQLCSELIRCIANAIVDNDTNRALLVQDEYNQFLKEHFSNVLKLSSNAFPGDNALLSELQLRSLILIKNLFIDNFQYCELFSPYIKTPLLNLLENSANTYLNEDSPILFTTDVLVDVIDVDNNNNNNNNDITLEYMRFLAEFIEKVSKTVINIDISDTNDGTNSENDIEMTDENSIDDTSSEIIFNICQFFEKIVESETDNIDLSNYPKSVTELQTALLDALNILADKEYPNKLIVMRRIVSIIGHISANPTNTNKDQKQLYQEIILSSTKGYTLAASLIGLSNSILSRKDADKILQKITLEKFIQITKHFKDPMQFQGFLHIFKKLLSLSNAMFLQNDDLLQLTTILKIAKDQSTYFKNLSQLLYSLVQKLLTVLPSSTICQLIKEKTKYPFLDVIMNSEDLIICLTLDKILVNSNNGVPNETMELLWSRFFKFEESGISRNNNKGDAVQLPLIYQLTKTLGIYYKNLVTQKQDIDSIIPQYGSNILELLKFIIPLKNQTDNASRGVFNNGRFISGMLLKWFEERSSDMSLSPLEAEIKNVSKSFFT, from the coding sequence ATGGACCTAGAAACATTAGCTTTTGACTTACAACCTTTATTTGTACTTGAGGAGAATTCCGAAGATCAAATATCAAAAGAATTCCATGATAAATTCGTTGTCTTATTAGATGATCTAGCTATATCTTTAAGAGAACCAAATAATAGGAAAGTATTGTATGAATCCGGCTTACTATCTAAATTGATCAATCGTTTGAATTCTCTCTTGACAAGAACATTCAATGCCCAAGATCATAATGAAAAACTGTGGCAACTATGTTCCGAATTGATTAGATGTATTGCAAATGCAATAGTAGATAATGATACAAATAGAGCATTATTGGTACAAGATGAATATAATCAATTCTTGAAAGAACATTTCAGTAATGTTTTGAAACTATCATCGAACGCTTTCCCTGGAGATAACGCGTTATTATCAGAATTACAATTGCGAAGTCTTATCCTAATCAAGAATTTGTTCATTGataatttccaatattGTGAACTATTTTCTCCCTATATTAAGACACCTTTGTTGAATTTACTGGAAAATTCCGCCAATACGTACCTTAATGAAGATTCACCAATACTATTTACCACCGATGTCTTAGTAGACGTCATTGATgtggataataataataataataataataatgatattacaCTAGAATATATGCGATTTTTAGCAGagtttattgaaaaagtttCTAAAACGGtcattaatattgatatatcAGATACCAATGACGGTACTAACAGCGAAAACGATATTGAAATGACTGATGAAAATTCAATAGATGATACAAGTTCagaaattatattcaatatttgtcaattctttgaaaaaattgtgGAATCAGAAACTGACAATATTGATCTTTCTAACTATCCTAAATCAGTGACTGAACTTCAAACGGCCTTACTAGATGCTTTAAATATTCTGGCAGATAAAGAATATcctaataaattaattgtGATGAGAAgaattgtttcaataattggTCATATATCTGCTAATCCTACAAATACCAATAAAGATCAAAAACAATTGtatcaagaaataattttatcatcCACGAAGGGATATACCCTTGCTGCATCATTGATTGGATTATCAAATTCTATCTTATCAAGGAAAGATGCAGAtaaaattttacaaaagatcacattagaaaaattcattcaaattaCTAAACATTTTAAAGATCCCATGCAATTTCAAGGATTCTTACatattttcaagaaattactAAGCTTATCAAATGCAATGTTTCTTCAAAACgatgatttattacaattaaCTACTATTCTTAAAATCGCTAAAGATCAATCaacatatttcaaaaacttaTCACAGTTACTGTATTCATTAGTACAGAAACTTTTAACCGTCTTACCAAGTTCAACTATCTGTCAATTAATTAAGGAAAAGACGAAATATCCATTTTTAGATGTCATTATGAATAGTGaagatttaataatttgtttAACTTTGGATAAAATTCTTGTGAACTCTAATAATGGGGTTCCAAATGAAACAATGGAGTTATTATGGTCTAggtttttcaaatttgaagaatctGGAATTTCCagaaataacaataaaggAGACGCAGTTCAATTGCCAttgatttatcaattaaCAAAGACTCTGGGGATATATTACAAGAATTTAGTTACACAAAAACAAGACATAGATTCGATAATACCGCAATATGGATCtaatattttggaattgtTGAAATTCATAATacctttgaaaaatcaaacaGATAATGCTAGTAGGGGTGTATTTAATAATGGTCGTTTCATTTCTGGTATGTTATTAAAATGGTTTGAAGAAAGGTCAAGCGATATGTCACTGTCTCCACTAGAGGCTGAGATTAAGAATGTTTCAAAATCGTTCTTTACGTAG
- the ENV9 gene encoding Env9p (similar to Saccharomyces cerevisiae YOR246C; ancestral locus Anc_8.684), whose protein sequence is MTKKMIDLESLPYYDPLTNKKVAVITGGNSGIGWYTVLHLYMHGVIIYICGRNSHKVNRAMKDIQNEAFRRRSLEKHDFKEERSFGAMIYIHMDLTDLKTVERGCLKIIGLERQIDILINNAAVLALPYELTKDGFEIQLQTNYIAHFLLSLRLLPLLKKGHGRIITLSSVGHLLEFKYWKLDIKWDYKPNMIFTWIRYAVAKTASIQYTKMLSIKHPDVLCLSLHPGLVMNTNLFSYWTRLPLVGIFFWVLFQIIGYFFGVSNEEGSIATVRCALSADLTVEKDNGKYFTTGGVESTSSRVANNLDNAASTWIWTVRALKERGFDVK, encoded by the coding sequence ATGACAAAAAAGATGATAGACTTAGAAAGTCTGCCGTATTATGACCCATTGACTAATAAGAAAGTTGCTGTAATTACAGGAGGTAATAGTGGCATTGGTTGGTATACAGTATTACATCTGTATATGCATGGtgttataatatatatatgtggACGGAATTCCCATAAGGTAAATAGAGCCATgaaagatattcaaaatgaagCGTTTAGAAGACGATCGCTTGAGAAACATgattttaaagaagaaCGTTCATTTGGTGCaatgatatatattcatatgGACTTAActgatttgaaaactgTGGAAAGAGGGTGTTTGAAGATTATTGGTTTAGAACGCcaaattgatattttaattaataatgcAGCCGTTTTGGCGTTACCATATGAATTGACCAAGGATGGATTTGAAATACAATTACAAACGAATTATATAGCACATTTCCTATTAAGTTTAAGATTATTACCCTTATTGAAAAAGGGACATGGCAGAATCATTACGCTTTCATCCGTGGGCCATTTATTAGAATTtaaatattggaaattgGATATTAAATGGGATTATAAACCAAATATGATATTCACATGGATACGATATGCAGTTGCTAAAACTGCATCGATTCAATATACGAAAATGTTATCTATCAAACATCCTGATGTATTATGTTTGTCATTACATCCAGGTTTAGTAATGAATACCAATTTATTTAGTTATTGGACAAGGTTACCGTTAGTAGGTATATTTTTCTGGGTTTTATTCCAAATCATTGGGTATTTCTTTGGTGTTTCGAATGAAGAGGGATCAATAGCAACAGTACGTTGTGCATTATCGGCAGATTTGACAGTGGAAAAGGATAATGGTAAATATTTTACCACAGGTGGAGTGGAATCTACAAGTAGTCGTGTGGCTAATAATCTTGATAATGCAGCGTCTACGTGGATATGGACAGTTCGTGCATTAAAAGAGCGAGGATTTGATGTCAAATGA
- the CLP1 gene encoding cleavage polyadenylation factor subunit CLP1 (similar to Saccharomyces cerevisiae CLP1 (YOR250C); ancestral locus Anc_8.690) — translation MSILPGLTELTPELYLDVNKTHQLTLKESTEWKIDIPTSSKLTIKIRSGIAEIFGTELANDIEYVFTNWKISLLAVEDVILEWKCPDISGNKALIIQQNTTSKFVYNLHFALDKLRTASFNGPRIMIVGDTNSGKTALCRTLCSYAIKNMPYQPLFINLNPNEGIFTPPGCLSATPISDLLEVQAQTWGQSMTSGATVLHNKQPIVKNFGLEEVTKNKPLYLNCIDQLAKDVNERLQNDVIVQRSGCIINTPPLSQFYDNATNQYDSYDGLLKIIQCLNIGIVVILTNDTDEEQEKEKINKLFDKLKSIIDQNSIIRFPKLSGRFQDADDTYKRSLQRAAIREYFYGTPRTVLSPYAAGADFDEIVIWKSMELNVNMQQDMINPFQLESVPIEANVLQHALVAITYADRKASSEEVSKAPILGFGLITEVNEKRRKIWVLLPVPGRVPNKAIILTSYRYLE, via the coding sequence ATGTCGATTCTACCTGGACTAACAGAACTAACACCAGAATTATACCTAGACGTCAATAAAACTCACCAACTAACTTTAAAAGAGAGTACAGAATGGAAAATTGATATACCGACTTCTTCTAAATTGACCATAAAGATAAGGTCAGGGATAGCTGAAATCTTTGGAACAGAATTAgcaaatgatattgaatatgTTTTCaccaattggaaaatatcaCTACTCGCTGTAGAAGATGTAATATTAGAATGGAAATGTCCAGATATTTCCGGTAACAAAGCTTTAATAATACAACAAAACACAACTTCCAAATTTGTTTATAATTTACACTTTGCATTGGATAAACTAAGAACGGCAAGTTTCAATGGGCCTCGTATTATGATTGTTGGTGATACAAATTCTGGGAAAACGGCACTTTGTAGAACATTATGTTCTTACGCTATCAAAAACATGCCTTATCAaccattatttattaatttaaaCCCCAACGAAGGAATATTTACTCCACCTGGTTGTCTGTCTGCGACTCCAATATCAGATCTATTAGAAGTACAAGCTCAAACTTGGGGTCAAAGTATGACTAGTGGTGCTACTGTACTACATAATAAACAACCCATTGTGAAGAATTTTGGGCTTGAAGAAGTCACCAAAAATAAACCGTTATATCTGAATTGTATTGATCAATTGGCCAAAGATGTTAATGAAAGATTACAAAATGATGTTATTGTACAACGATCAGGGTGTATAATAAATACTCCCCCATTATCTCAATTCTATGATAATGCAACAAATCAATATGATAGTTATGACGGCTTGcttaaaattattcaatgtTTAAATATAGGTATCGTGGTAATATTAACTAATGATACCgatgaagaacaagaaaaggaaaaaatcaataagTTATTTGacaaattgaaatctataatagatcaaaattcaattataagATTCCCCAAACTAAGTGGTAGGTTTCAAGATGCAGATGATACATATAAAAGATCATTACAAAGAGCCGCAATTagagaatatttttatggTACACCAAGAACTGTACTAAGTCCTTACGCAGCAGGTGCAGATTTCGATGAGATTGTGATCTGGAAATCAATGGAATTGAATGTAAATATGCAACAAGATATGATAAATCCCTTTCAACTTGAATCAGTCCCCATTGAAGCAAATGTTTTACAACATGCATTAGTAGCCATCACATATGCTGATAGAAAAGCATCAAGTGAAGAGGTAAGTAAGGCACCAATATTAGGTTTTGGTTTAATTACGGAAGTCAATGAAAAGAGAAGGAAAATATGGGTCTTATTACCTGTCCCAGGGAGGGTACCCAATAAGGCCATCATTTTAACGTCTTATAGATATTTAGAATAG
- the CDC60 gene encoding leucine--tRNA ligase CDC60 (similar to Saccharomyces cerevisiae CDC60 (YPL160W); ancestral locus Anc_8.683) yields MSTSKGLVLENTARRDALISIEKKYQKIWSEEHQFELDAPSLDDAPITMTSEELHAKYPKFMSSMAYPYMNGVLHAGHCFTLSKVEFSIGFERMNGKKALFPLGFHCTGMPILACADKLKREAELFGTDYSNVPVEDETEEEETKEDSPKESEDVTKFKAKKSKAQAKKGRGKYQFEIMLQLGIPRDELYKFADAKYWLSYFPPLCESDVRSFGGRVDWRRSMVTTDANPYYDAFVRWQMNRLKQAGKIKFGERYTIYSEKDGQACMDHDRQSGEGVTPQEYIGIKIEATEFAEGAQRIIDSVSTIDKSKKIYFVAATLRPETMYGQTCCFVSPKINYGIFDAGDSYYITTERAFKNMSYQKLTPKRGDYKPVVTIPGKEFIGTKIHASSSIYGELRILPMETVIATKGTGVVTCVPSNSPDDFMTTKDLLHKPEYYGIDPEWVKSDILPIIRTEKYGDITAEAICKEMKIQSPKDINLLAEAKKAAYKEDFYSGTMIYGKYKGEKVEVAKNKVKADLIAAGEAFVYNEPESLVVSRSGDECIVSLEDQWYVDYGEESWKKQAVECLESMELFAPEVKNAFEGVLDWLKNWAVCRTYGLGTKLPWDPKYLVESLSDSTIYQSFYTISHLLFKDYFGKDIGPLNIKAEQMTDEVFDYIFQHVDDVKSDIPLRSLQTLRREFEYFYPLDVSISGKDLIPNHLTFFIYTHVALFPKKFWPKGIRANGHLMLNNAKMSKSTGNFMTLEQIVEKFGADASRIALADAGDTVEDANFDEANANAAILRLYILKEWAEEIVKNPDGLRTGETHDFFDIAFEHEMNSLIEKTYEQYSLTNYKNALKYGLFDFQAARDYYREASGSMHKDLVERYIEVQALMLAPIAPHFAEYIYREVLGREGSVQTTKFPRASKPIDHGVLSSLEYVRNVQRSIREGEGQALKKKKGKAAEIDQSKPVKLNLLISESFPEWQSGCVEVVRRMFAEHTLDDSKKIRENINPKDMKRAMPFISMLKQRLTTESPESVFDRDLQFDEVATIKLTLKNLQKAAQSLDVQEISVMSFPNGAKVGKDIFTNEEVPLPNATKIVENAVPGAPGVVFQNI; encoded by the coding sequence ATGTCGACTTCCAAAGGTCTAGTCTTAGAAAACACAGCTCGTAGAGATGCACTAATCTCCATCGAAAAGAAATACCAAAAAATCTGGTCCGAAGAACATCAATTCGAATTAGACGCACCATCTCTAGATGATGCCCCCATCACCATGACCTCGGAGGAATTACATGCCAAATATCCAAAATTCATGTCATCCATGGCTTACCCATACATGAATGGTGTCCTTCATGCTGGTCATTGTTTCACTTTATCAAAAGTGGAATTCTCAATCGGGTTCGAAAGAATGAATGGGAAAAAGGCTTTGTTCCCATTGGGGTTCCATTGTACTGGGATGCCAATCTTAGCGTGCGCTGATAAGTTGAAAAGAGAAGCTGAGTTGTTCGGTACGGATTATTCAAACGTCCCagttgaagatgaaactgaagaagaagaaactaagGAAGATTCACCAAAGGAATCTGAAGATGTTACCAAATTTAAGGCTAAGAAATCAAAAGCTCAAGCTAAGAAAGGTCGTGGGAaatatcaatttgaaatcatGTTACAATTAGGTATCCCAAGAGATGAACTTTATAAATTTGCTGATGCTAAATATTGGTTGTCTTATTTCCCACCATTATGTGAAAGTGATGTGAGATCTTTCGGTGGTCGTGTTGATTGGAGACGTTCTATGGTTACCACTGACGCTAATCCTTATTACGATGCTTTTGTTAGATGGCAAATGAATAGATTAAAGCAAGCTGGTAAAATTAAATTCGGTGAACGTTATACTATCTATTCTGAAAAGGATGGTCAAGCTTGTATGGATCATGATAGACAATCTGGTGAAGGTGTTACTCCACAAGAATATATAGGTATTAAGATTGAAGCAACTGAATTCGCAGAAGGTGCTCAGAGGATTATTGACTCTGTTTCAACAATTGATAAATctaagaaaatatatttcgTTGCAGCTACTTTAAGACCTGAAACTATGTACGGTCAAACTTGTTGTTTCGTTTCTCCAAAGATCAATTATGGTATTTTCGATGCTGGTGATTCTTATTACATTACCACTGAACGTGCCTTCAAGAACATGTCTTACCAAAAATTGACTCCAAAGAGAGGTGATTATAAACCAGTCGTTACCATCCCAGGTAAAGAATTCATTGGTACTAAGATCCATGCATCTTCATCCATTTATGGTGAATTAAGAATCTTACCTATGGAAACTGTTATCGCTACTAAAGGTACTGGTGTGGTCACTTGTGTCCCATCTAATTCTCCAGATGATTTTATGACTACTAAGGATTTATTACATAAACCTGAATATTATGGTATTGATCCTGAATGGGTCAAAAGTGATATCTTACCAATTATTCGtactgaaaaatatggtgATATAACTGCTGAAGCTATTTgtaaagaaatgaaaattcaATCTCCAAAGGATATTAATTTGTTAGCTGAAGCTAAGAAGGCTGCCTATAAGGAAGATTTTTACTCTGGTACGATGATTTATGGTAAATATAAGGGTGAAAAAGTTGAAGTTGCCAAGAATAAAGTTAAAGCTGATTTGATTGCCGCAGGTGAAGCCTTTGTTTACAATGAACCAGAATCTTTAGTTGTGTCACGTTCAGGTGATGAATGTATTGTTTCCTTGGAAGATCAATGGTACGTTGATTATGGTGAAGAATCTTGGAAAAAACAAGCTGTTGAATGTCTTGAAAGTATGGAATTATTTGCACCAGAAGTCAAGAATGCCTTTGAAGGTGTCTTGGATTGGTTAAAGAATTGGGCTGTTTGTCGTACTTATGGTTTAGGTACTAAATTACCATGGGatccaaaatatttagtTGAATCTCTTTCTGATTCTACCATTTATCAATCATTCTATACCATTTCCCATCTGTTATTTAAGGATTATTTCGGTAAAGATATTGGTCCATTAAACATTAAAGCTGAACAAATGACTGATGAAGTTTTCGATTACATTTTCCAACATGTTGATGACGTTAAATCTGATATCCCATTGAGATCCTTGCAAACATTAAGAAgagaatttgaatatttctaTCCATTAGATGTTTCCATCTCAGGTAAAGATTTAATTCCAAATCATTTAACTTTCTTCATTTATACTCATGTTGCCTTGTTCCCAAAGAAATTCTGGCCAAAAGGTATTAGAGCTAATGGTCATTTAATGTTGAACAATGCTAAGATGTCAAAATCTACTGGTAATTTCATGACTTTGGAACAAATTGTGGAAAAATTCGGTGCTGATGCTTCTCGTATTGCCCTAGCTGACGCTGGTGATACCGTGGAAGATGCTAATTTCGATGAAGCTAACGCTAACGCTGCTATCTTAAGACTTTacattttgaaagaatggGCTGAAGAGATCGTTAAGAACCCAGATGGGTTAAGAACTGGTGAAACTCATGACTTCTTTGATATTGCATTTGAACATGAaatgaattctttaattgaaaagacATATGAACAATACAGTTTAACTAATTATAAGAATGCTTTGAAATATGGTCTTTTCGATTTCCAAGCTGCAAGAGATTATTATCGTGAAGCTAGTGGTAGTATGCATAAAGATCTTGTTGAACGTTACATTGAGGTTCAAGCTTTAATGTTGGCTCCAATTGCACCACATTTTGCTGAATACATTTATCGTGAAGTTCTTGGTAGAGAAGGTAGTGTTCAAACTACGAAATTCCCACGTGCATCTAAACCGATTGATCATGGTGTTCTTTCATCTTTAGAATATGTTAGAAATGTACAAAGAAGTATTAGAGAAGGTGAAGGTCAAgctttaaagaaaaagaagggTAAAGCTGCTGAAATTGATCAAAGTAAACCAGTGAAGTTAAATTTACTAATTTCTGAATCTTTCCCAGAATGGCAATCTGGTTGTGTTGAAGTTGTTCGTAGGATGTTTGCTGAACATACTTTAGATGACTCGAAGAAGATTAGAGAGAATATTAATCCAAAGGATATGAAGAGAGCCATGCCATTTATTTCCATGTTGAAACAACGTTTAACTACTGAATCACCAGAATCTGTTTTTGATAGAGATTTAcaatttgatgaagttgCCACTATTAAATTgacattgaaaaatcttcaaaaagCAGCACAATCTTTGGATGTTCAAGAAATTAGTGTGATGTCCTTCCCTAACGGTGCTAAGGTTGgtaaagatatatttacTAATGAAGAAGTGCCACTTCCAAATGCTACTAAGATTGTTGAAAATGCTGTACCAGGTGCCCCAGGTGTTGTTTTCCAAAACATCTAa